One Mus musculus strain C57BL/6J chromosome 2, GRCm38.p6 C57BL/6J genomic window, CACTTAGGTAGCTGGGGAGGTGGTTCAGTAAGTACAGAGCTCAGCCTGAACACACGAAGACCAGAGTATAGTTTCAAGAAaccatgcttttttaaaaagggggaaaaGTCAGACGGGACAGGGaagctggctcagcggttaagagcactgggtattTTTCTAGGACCTACGTGATGGCCCATAattatctgtaacttcagttccaggggatctgataccttcttctggactctgtgggccaGGCATACAAGAATTAGTACATCTAAACTCCCTCACCAAAACCCAACCCTAGGTGGCAGCACATGTGTGTAACGCTGGAGCTGGGAAGGTAGAACTGATGGTCTCTAAGCTCACTGCCCAGCCACCCTGACCTAACTGCCCagcttccaggccagtgagagatccacctcaacaaaccaaaaggtgGATGCTACCTGAAGAATGAtatcacacacgcacatgcatacacacttctACCCCAGATCAATGAAATCAAAACTGGTAGATTTGAGGGTCCCATTGATCCAAAGGGTCCCATTGATTTGTAGGGTGGAAGTTCAAGTGACCCTACaaatttgagactagcctgagcAATACTGAGATACCCTTactcaccttaaaaaaaaaaaggttaggatgtaaataaaatgtcactattaaaatgaaaacataagacTAAACAAACAGTAAAATTAGTCTATAGAATTAGACAGGGGGGAAAATGCCTCTTCCACCTCTCAAGTTATATACAAAACCTGAGAGGAAGACTCAGACAACACAAGACATCAGGCACTAAACAAAGTCTAAAGAAGATTTTTCTCAACCTCCTCCATGCTTCATAAGGACCTTCATTGAGTTTAGAATGCTCTGTTTCTGTGCAATCTGCAGGGATCCTCACAGCAGATGTCTTAGATGTTTTAGGATCAGAATAAAGCTTGTTGGTGTGCCACACATCAGTGCCAGATCAAAGCCAAGATCAACCTTCCACCTTCCAGGTCTCAACTCCTGGAGAGCCTCACCATGCCTGAGTAATGTTGCTTGCCACCTGGCCTTGCTTATTCAACTGCCAGGGGCTCTTTTTTGAAGCACTGGAGGATTTGGGTTGCTTCTATTTGAAATAAGACCCTTTGGTTTATTTCTCCAGGCTGTATGCATTAAGGGTCACCAATGGGTTACTATCATCTATTCTAGAAAAGATGAGGACATTTCATGATGACAGAAAACACGAACAACTTAAAACAGGTGTAAAAGATCCATAAATGAAATACGTGATGTCTGAGAAATTAATTTCTCAAtgtagaatgtttttttttttttttttttacctcatatACTCACCAAGATTCCAGCCTGAAGTGTTTGCTCCTTCAGGAAGATGAGGTCCATCCCTCCCTCAATATGTTTTCGCCTTCCTCTCCGCCTTCTCATGGCAGCATCATCCCTCCTGAGGCTTCCGTTGACAATCTGCCCAGTCACTGGGTGGATTAGACCAGCTTGCAGAATTCCAGACAAGTCCATACCGAGAGCTCCTTGAAGTGAACTGATAGCACCAATCTTAGGGGTGCTGGCACTCACTGGGAAAGGAGATGTGGCTCCTGGAGACCCCTCTGAGGAGCAGGAGAGGTCTATAGCTGACTCCCCATGCCAGCCATTGAGGACAATGGGCGGACGCCCATGGGTGGCAGAGTATTCTTCTAGGCTCCGAGCTTTGGCATCCCTTTCCACCTCAAACTCATAGGGACGTCTGTGCTTTTGTTCATCTTTTGTGAATACTGGGGCTAAGAAGCTCTCCTGTGAACACACATGGCAAGAAATTTGAATGTAACCTCTGTGGCCAAACACCAGCTCCTTCTCTAAGCCTCATTTCCTCAGGCCTTgtattatttcctgctatcttcTCTGTGACCACAAGGGTCCTCAAATACTAGTGCTGAACCCCACTTATTAAATCTAGAGTCTACTTTGGTGAATCTACACTTTTAACAGGCTTCCAGACTATACACCAGAACAAGTAAATCAGAGCCAGTAGTTTTTCAAGGTCTCTGGCTGAGTCTAAAGTGCAGTCAAATCAGATTCAGTGTGCTAATAACTCCTAAATAACTCACCTTCCTTCCATATAAACACCCCTTTCTGCCCCAATTTCATAATTGGTATCTGTCCTCCAAAGGCTTAAAGACACTTATTCTCTCCCCAAGTCACAGCTGCCAAGTGTATTGCTTTCTCTGCAGCACCCTTACCTGGCATGTCTCTCTTCTTTGTTTCCCCTGACAACCTACAGGCTCTAGTTTAGGAATAAAACCCTGTTTTTACTTCTTTGTACCAAaactttgttttaatattttttcctccttgagacaggatttctttttgtgtagccctggctgtcctggaactcaactctttagactaggctggcttccaactcatagaaatctgtccgcttctgcctcctgagcactgggattaaaggtgtacaccaaaCTACTCAACCCCACTGGTTTAAGGTCCAGAGTTCTAACTAACACTACCTGAttgaaaaactaaaccaaaccccCAAATACTTGTTGAATAAATGACTGCATGGAAACACGGGATGTTGCTGTTCTGTGGCAGCCCATTCCAGCCATAACCTTACCTTCTGGATCTGGGCTGCCAGTGCTGCACCATTGCTGAAGCCGTGCTCTGTTGCTTCTGGCTCTGAGAGGCTGCTTCGAGAACCTGCACTGCTGGATAACACTGGTGTGGGCAGTGCACCTGAGGGCTCATACTGGTGGCTGCAGGGCCACTTCCCCTTTAACACCACATGGCAAATATTATCTAGGCGGTTAATTATCACACGATCCTGGAGAAAAGAATAGCAGCACTGAGAAAAAAACTGTCAAGTTACCAAAGTCTGCAAAGTCCCTGAGAGCAGGAGTTAAATTTTTCACAAGGAGCTGACCAGAAAGGAGTGTTCAGACACACTCACTATACAACCTATAAATGTCACAGTCTGAGCAGTAAAGAATGGATCTTCAGTGTTATGACTAGGGGCAACTTGCCATTTCCCTCTGATTGTTTAATTAATCTGGTGAGTATTATCCTTCTTCCCCACTTAGTGTATCACCTTCAATGTTCAGGCATATATACAGCTAAGTTTGTCCAGCAGTATTTTTATAAGGTTTAATGCAAAGGAATCAAAGCTGGGAATGGCCTGAGTGGAGGATGCAAGCTCTGAGAGATACCTTTGGCCATTCTGAGAAGGAATAGAGGGTTTTCTCCTGCAGTAGCTGAGCAATGGTGGGAGCCCGCACTTCCTGTGCCTCTTCCCCAAGGTCTCCTGCAATGCCTGATGCCGAACTCTTACTCTCTTCCTCAGAGTATTTGCCTGGGTAGTCTGCAAAGataggttaaaaaacaaacaaacaaacaaacaaacaactagatAGTTGGGAAATGCTAGTGATAGTTGGGAAATGCTAGTGACGTAAGGGTTCTGGACATGTgaacctgtctgtctcttctgtctTTAATTAGTCCACTCAGTCTATTAGTCCTGTCTCCTATTTCCAGGAGAATTAAATTAGTTAAACCAGAGGGAAATTCTGCTTAGGGCCACTGAAACATGTTGACATCTAAGACTACCTAAACATTTCTTGCTAGCTTAGTGGACAAGACAATAGTAAACACTATTTTGACAGTTAAAAAGAGGAACGAAGTGTGATAAACCAATAGGATGAGATTAAGAAAGGATGACATCATGAACCTCCCAACAAAGAGCCATGATTCATGTAAAAAGTGAAGCAAATGAGCCTGGAGCTTTACCTTAAGGCcaaagattttgtttatttatttatatatttctctctctctctctctctctttattgagacaaggtctcactcaagcctggctggcttggaactcattgtgtagaccaggttggctttaaaTTGGAGATCTACCTGTTTCTGTCCCCCAAGTGGTGGGCTTAAAAGCGTGTGCCATCATGCTAGGCAAggttaaagttaatttttaagtGTGGTATGGAATCTCAAAGACCTTCTAATAAGTAATGACAGAGAATATGTAGAGGGCAGTAAAATGTTCAAGGTGGAAACTCAGACTTCTTTTCTTCAGAAACTGACAAGGAATGTGTGTTACTTCCCACTGTGAAATGAGTCTCCTAGGGAGCCACCGAAGCTCCTCCCTATGAGCAGCCTTGCTAGGACTGGTGGATTTAGGAATAATCAAGACAGTAGCTAAGGGTCTGAGCTCTCAGTGTTCGCCCTCCCTCATAGGGAAGATAGAAAACCACTAACTTTAAAGAACAGCTCGATTGTGGCAGTGCTGTTCAGGGAGCAAACAACCATAGCTAGGTGGCTCACACAAATAATCCCAATATtgtagaagctgaggcaggaagattggacTTTGAGGCTAGCTGTTTCTATAGACTGAGAGCCTGGGTCACCCCTCAAACCCCAGGCTAAAAAcatccaaagaaaagaaaacatgatgtACTGACAAGGAATGAAGGGAAGGCTTATCCTAAATAGGTTAATAAGTGAGGGACGGCTGTGCAGGAGAGAAAGCAATTGGGGAAGGGCAGGGCATGCCAAGGAACCAAGACATCCAGGAGTATGGAGAAACGTAAAGCCAGGGGTAGGGATCACCCGGGTTATCCTGAGTCTTGTAAATCAAGACATAAAACTGGATTTTGCTCTGGAGTCAATGGGAGCAACAGTGAGAGTTCTGATGCAGGGGGACAACCCTTAAGGAACACTAGTAAGCTACTGCTCTCTCAAGACTTCAGGATTTCTCATTTCCTGAGTGGCTAACGTGCCTGCACTAACTTGCCCTTCCATACCTCTGTGGGCAGTGCTCTGTAGTGTGTGCATTGGTGCCAGCATTTATCCTCATCACAGAGCTGCCAGGCCTCCCAGCCCCTACCAGAGACAGGGAGAGTGTTCTCCTCTCACATTTACCATATGCTTATTTGTCTGCATTTTTAGTACCTCATCTTTTTGGTGATTTGTTTATTCACAAAAGGGCCCAAAAGTGATCTGAGTCTTATAGTTTGATACACTGCATGATCTTTGTTGGCTCAGGTTAAAAGGAATCCAGGCGCATGGTCACAGATAGATCCTCATGGCCTGGCCACACATCCACCAAGTCATTTTCAGTTCAGTTTTCAAGTCCTTACCGTAGCTACTATGTACATTTTAACTTGGGTTCAGTGCCATTAGTTACTAATCACAGTGATAAAAACTAAAGGTGGAAGTTTTAAAAAACTGGCAACATGGGTTGGGGAGATAGGTCAGGAGGCAGACCACTGTGCAGTTACTATGCAAACAGGTGGCCTGTACATgaatccccagaaaccacagaaaggctgggcatggtggcctaaCATCTGTGCTGGGAAAGCTGGAGAGACAGTGACTCCAGGACTCACTGCCTAGCCAGTCTAACTGAAAAGTGAGCATTAGATTCAGtgcaagaccctgtctcgaataacAGAGTAATCAACATTTGGCCTTCAAATAGGAATGCATATTTGTGtgagtacacacatatacatacataaaacacaaaaattaaaaaagaaaaagaagctacaCAACCCAAGACTGTTAAGCTTTTCTCTCCCTCGCTTAAAAAAAGGCCATTCCTGTCTCACCCCTGGAGTACCCCCTCTCAGGATCAGGTAATGGCAAGAATAAACCTCACACACCCTCCTGGACCTAAGGAAAGGAGTAAAAACCACTGCTGCTCACTGGCCTGCATCCCGTGTCACTGTATGTATGTTCCCACAAAGCACAGAAGATTTCAGAGTCACCCAGATTTTTTTGAGGGAGGGtctcactgtactggctggttttaaactcaagagatccacctactacagtctcctgaatgctgagattaaaggtataggCCATCACACAAGGCTTGAAACTCCTTTTAACCTGAATCCCCAGTTAAGATTTCCCTATTTAAAAAGATCAAATTTATGTTTTCAGTTGTTTGTAACTATTATTTCTATTTGTGTTCAGTTCTAAGAGAAACCTAACAAATGCCCTGACATAAAGCACAGGGTTTTGACGATGACACGAACATCTGCTTTCTATGCTCACCTCAACAAGGCCAACTTGACTTGTATTTTTGGAGTTCCTGCAAATTAATGGCACCTGTATTAGTTGCAGGTCTCATGTCCCAAAGTTACTCTACTTCAGCTAGCTCAGTTCATCTAGTGCAGGAACAAAGCATTTTCCTGTGCCAGTTTGCATCctctgcacacaagcacacagtccTTCTAGGTAATATGGATGCTGCAGTGCAGGCACTGACTGTCCACGGTCAGCCCAGTTCTCTGGGGTGACTCAGCTCAACCACTCTGCTGAATTTTCAGATCAAGACCTTGTACCTCTTGGGTTTACCCACATGGTGAGGGTGGGTAGGCCCGTTTTAGGAGTTAAAACTATCGATTGTAGCTCCGACAGCACCCCTCTTCCCATCACATGCGTACATAGTTATGCATACTGTACCTTGACTGAGGCAGGTTCCATCTTTCTCATAATCATCTTTATTCTCAAAATCCATGTCTTCTGGTTTGGGCTCACTTCCCTCAGGAGCATACATGGAGAAACTCTTTCCCCCCTCTGAACTTTCTTTCCATGGTTCTTTTAAAAGCTCATGCTTCAGTTTAAATGGCTCTGTTGGAATAACAGCAGTCTCACCTTCCACTGTGGAATTATTGGCTTTGCTTCTGTACAGGTCTGGCTGATAAGCCTTGGGTTTCTCTACTTCAGAGTCCTCGCTCCCCAGGCCATGTGCCCACCTTTCGATGTGTTTACAGTGGCACTGATTGGCTGGGGGAGGAAAGACCCTCTGTGGTCCAGCAGTCTTGCTCACCACCTCCAGCCTTCCTTTCTTGGCTTCATCTTGGTGGAAGCTGAGGTTCTTCCCCCTTGGGATGTTTACAGTGGGCTTGGGGAAATCCAAGACCTCTGGCTTTTCTGTGGCGCTTGCTACTATGGCTAAGGTTTcgtcctcattttcttcctcttcctcatcactctgatttaaaatcaactTACTTTCTAAACTCTTGTTTTCTAATAAGTCAATTAATTGCTGATCTGAGGAGAAGTTTCTTTTGGGGTCATAGACACTAAGACTACATAGATCTACAAACCCACTTTCATGTCCTGTATCTAAGGTAGGGGACACTAAGCATTTGGCCTCTCGGTGGCCTATGGTTTCAGGTCTCCGTCCTGTCTCACTGCAGCAGGGCTCCCCTTCTTTTGAGATAGATACCAGcaaatgttttccatttttaatattcattttagcTACTCCTGCTTCTAAGCTGCTCATGAGAGAGGAAGCTGAAGTAATTTCTGCCTCAATACCAGGAGGCTGGCAGCTCTCATTTCTGCTGGCTGAGATGGTGATAGTATTTTTCCTGGACTGTGTGTTGGTAGTTGGGGCCTCCTGAAAAGAATGCGGCTCTTGGCTGAGTCCTGTCTTACCATATATCATGTTCTCCAAAGACTCAGGCAGCAAGTTTTCATCATGGTCAAGAGAAATGACCTCCTGAACTTTGGAAACAAAGTTTTCACACGTTATGTCAGGTAAGCCGCCCTCAGGCAGGCAGAGATGATCATCCCTGCTTTCCATTCTCATCAGATTCTCTGGCTCACTTTCAAGAGACTCTGAAGTCCTACTCACTGGGGTGTAAGTAAGAGACTCATATAGTTTAGAATTGCTCTGGTAAAGGCAACAGAGACTTCCAGGTGCCTGGGTGTCAGTTCTTTTGTGTTGGGCATAGTTTCTATAGGCATCTAGGAAGGATAGCTGGGGGTCATTCATGATGTAATAGTCAGTGCGGTTGAGCCCATGTTTGGCGGTGCCAATGAGCAGGTCTCGATCATGTTTCCCACACTCCCACCAgactgggaggtagaggctgggCCTGCAAAGCTGGAGGCGCTCATGTAGTTGAGGACACATGAGCACCTGCTCACGGACTTTCCTCAGCAGTTCAATACGGTATAGAGTCTTTGCTGCCCGCTCCTCAGTGATGGGTTCAACATAGATGCTGGCATCAGGGGGACctggagagaaagacacacagagcttTACACAAGGCCATTGTAAAATAGAAACAAGCCATGGTTCCCACTTAAACCAATGCTGTGTGCCCTGACTAAACACCTGACATGTTCTCTAGCTTCCAAAAAATCCTGATACAATCATTCCTGCCTTAAGGACAATAGAACAGGTCCAGAAAAGCCACTCTCCTTAAGGCAGTAAAGGAAGAGTCAAATCAAGTCTCATCAATATGACTCCAGGGTTCAAATTAGCTCCTTGACTTGAATAAACAAACCTTAAAACCAAGCCATATTTGGGGGCAAGAGGTTCAAtgcttgtttctgttttcctaaaATGTGGCAATATGGCCCAGAACAGTTTAACCAAACATAAGGCTGAAGGGAGACCAGGGGGAAGATGTGTTAAATTCCAACCAGGCAGAAACATCAGAAGGGTTGCCTACTGGATCAGGAGGTGTTTAAATGATAGCCCTTATTTTATCTAAGCTAATACAGAGAAAATATTTAGTTCCTTCTTTGTTTctaaatttatgtgtatgaacattttgaatgtatgtaagtatgtgtataaCTTGGTGCACACTTGGTGCCATCAGAGGTCTGaagggggtgtcagatctcctggaacaagagttacagatggttgtgagcaaccatgaaGGTAttaggaactaaactcaggtcctctgcaagagcaacaagtgcctttAATTGTTGAACCATTTTTCTAGCTCCTAGATcttgattttaaaaagcaaaaccaaacaaacaaggaaataaacaaaaccccctCTACTCTGGAAAGCATAGTTAGCATCAATCTTGTAATACTGCCGTGAGGCTTTAGCTCGATTTTAACATCACAGAGCTGTACCTTTTGGGAATTTATAGATCTGAATTACAAGCTCATACCTCCAACAACCTACCAGTATTTATTAGAATTCTTCAGACAGAGGCATTTTTATAGCTCAGCTATAGTACTTCTGTAATTTAAACTTAACGTGTTCTCTTCCCACCTCCCTGCTGACATAGTGACAAGAGTCTTCTTACCATCATCTTTCCATGCGGGGAGACGACACACATTCCGACACATGGCTACAAAGCTATAAAAATAGTGCTCCAGGCTCTCATCTGACTTCTTGTCCAAACGAGAAATGATGCGGAACTGTGTCCAGTCAAAGGCTTTCTTTTCTTGGTCATACACAACACCAAAGGAAGACACTGTCCTATAGAAGTCAGCTTGCTCTCTTCTAGTCCACCTGAGAGTTAATTAGAGGAAAGGTGAGCTGTTTTGTACTTTTAGAAACAGGATCTTGTTGTGACCCTGggatccaagctggccttgagttcaagatctgcctgcatcctcttcctgagtgctgggattacacatctGTATCACTAAGCTTGGCACTGGCTTGTGTATTTTATTGTTAAGTCAAACAGAAAGGAGAGGCTTACATCTGCTTCCAAAGAGGGGACGACTTTCAAATCTTCAGCTCCCTCTTCTTGTACTGATTTCTCCTTTTCAAAGTCAAGTATGTAGACTGTGCTATTTCTTGGTCATCGATTTTAGGAATTATCTAGCTAATCTTTCACTTGTTGGATATAAAAGCTAAAATAATACCACCTGCATTTTGCCTTTCCCTCATGACGATGCTGAACGCAGACTCTGGGGGTCTTTCTGTCCCGTCTCGTTCAACCTCTCCTACTGAGAAGGCAAGTGCTCCGACTCCCATGTTCTCCTAGTTTTTCCCTCCTACTCTGTGGGTGGTGGCCTATGTCCATCACCTTCTCTGGGACACAAAGGTCCTCAACAGGATTAAGACAGTACTTAGAGAACAGGTAAGCTCCCGTCACCTCAGTCTTTATGAGGGTTCTTGGGTATGCGCTCCACCCCAGCTAGGCACAGAGGTTGGAATGAGGAATCAGGGgaagaataagaaaaaggaaggggCTCTGTAGCTGTGCCAGATGCACTTCTAAATGTTGTACTGTCAAGAGGgagtacagagaaaaaaaatagaattttctaTCTTTTAATTTGCTAAATTCTGCCtcagaagaaaaataatctaAAGACTCAGAGCTGTAGCTCTTCTGTGTTCATTCCTAGCCTTACTGGCCTTTTTGGCTTAATTCTCATATGATCAAGTAACTATGAGTAACATACACTTTCTAtt contains:
- the Chd6 gene encoding chromodomain-helicase-DNA-binding protein 6 isoform X6, which codes for MVSRSKRRVPVMEVMAFLVKRRMTARQDGSDPDKSPWPVSSALTARLRRLVTIYQRCNRKELCRPEILGPGNQGYWVQEEVFRRTSEMDLINKEAQKRWTRREQADFYRTVSSFGVVYDQEKKAFDWTQFRIISRLDKKSDESLEHYFYSFVAMCRNVCRLPAWKDDGPPDASIYVEPITEERAAKTLYRIELLRKVREQVLMCPQLHERLQLCRPSLYLPVWWECGKHDRDLLIGTAKHGLNRTDYYIMNDPQLSFLDAYRNYAQHKRTDTQAPGSLCCLYQSNSKLYESLTYTPVSRTSESLESEPENLMRMESRDDHLCLPEGGLPDITCENFVSKVQEVISLDHDENLLPESLENMIYGKTGLSQEPHSFQEAPTTNTQSRKNTITISASRNESCQPPGIEAEITSASSLMSSLEAGVAKMNIKNGKHLLVSISKEGEPCCSETGRRPETIGHREAKCLVSPTLDTGHESGFVDLCSLSVYDPKRNFSSDQQLIDLLENKSLESKLILNQSDEEEEENEDETLAIVASATEKPEVLDFPKPTVNIPRGKNLSFHQDEAKKGRLEVVSKTAGPQRVFPPPANQCHCKHIERWAHGLGSEDSEVEKPKAYQPDLYRSKANNSTVEGETAVIPTEPFKLKHELLKEPWKESSEGGKSFSMYAPEGSEPKPEDMDFENKDDYEKDGTCLSQDYPGKYSEEESKSSASGIAGDLGEEAQEVRAPTIAQLLQEKTLYSFSEWPKDRVIINRLDNICHVVLKGKWPCSHQYEPSGALPTPVLSSSAGSRSSLSEPEATEHGFSNGAALAAQIQKESFLAPVFTKDEQKHRRPYEFEVERDAKARSLEEYSATHGRPPIVLNGWHGESAIDLSCSSEGSPGATSPFPVSASTPKIGAISSLQGALGMDLSGILQAGLIHPVTGQIVNGSLRRDDAAMRRRRGRRKHIEGGMDLIFLKEQTLQAGILEVHEDAGQTTLSTTHPEVPGATSSAPEPTAAASSQAEKAVPSKSLLDWLRQQADYSLDVPGFGTSFSDKPKQRRPRCKEPGKLDISSLGGEERVPAVPKEPGLRGFLPESKFNHTLAEPVLRDAGPRRRGRRPRNELLKAPAIVADSPSGMGPLFMNGLIAGMDLVGLQNVRNIPGIPLTGLVGFPAGFATMPTGEEVKNTLSMLPMMLPGMAAVPQMFGVGGLLNTPMATTCTTTASASLASTKSGTSATEKSTEDKLSGHDVNTDALVDDKPGPSPFSDQSEPTITTSSPVAFNPFLIPGVSPGLIYPSMFLSPGMGMALPAMQQARHSEMVGLETQKRKKKKTKGDSPTQEPASVCEKEPGSDQNCTESSATVSPEREHVAQAREEGLKDSNEDTN